The Lemur catta isolate mLemCat1 chromosome 6, mLemCat1.pri, whole genome shotgun sequence sequence CATATACTGGTTACCCATGGTATAGAAGACAGATTAAACTGAAAAGAATTTTCCCCAAGTCAGAAGACATATATGAGATAACAGTATGGAAGATCTTCAGTTAGTAAGTCTTAAATAGTTTGATTGGGATGAATACAGCCTGAAATGTAAGAAATCAGGTTTAGATATTGGAATAAAGAGGGTGAGCCCTGGCTCGAAGGAGGCTAACAGGTATTGGCACCATGACATGAAGCTTGATGCCAGCGAATTAACGGAATTATTCAGAACTAGTACCCTCAACTCTACTTGTTCAGGGGCATTGACCTTCGAGTTCAGAGCCAGAAACCTGTTTTATAAACTCCAGATACCGCCAGTCTTAAGGTGCTTTAAGTCCAATCTTCCCACTGGCTTAGGTCACCCTCTTTACAACTTTGTGGCAAACTGTGAGGCCGTCTAAAAATTCTTCTACTAATGAACAGATATAGCACAAGTTATTAGTCTTGGATTTACACAATGTCTTAATTCTACTGTAGTATCTGGTTATTGATGGTAGGGGTGGTTGGGGTTGGGGAACCTGATAACAGGTCATAGGACAGCTAGATACCTTCATACAGGCTTTTCGAATTGCCCATTTTCGTGAAGTGGGAAGTCTAGGGATCATATGATATCTGATTCTCATAGTCTACATCTCCATATTCTATCCCCATCTCTGAGCCCTCAGCCATGAACCCCCGTATCAAGGGACTCTTTCTGGGCTTTGTTCCATGGCTGGGTTGGCTGGACAAGTGCCAGCCCTGATCCTGGAACTATGGCAGGTGATACACTCCCTTTCCACATTCTGTATTTCCCTTTCTAGGGGAAAAGGGGGAATTGGCCATGGACCCTTATTGTATTTTCTGATTGCCTTATTTGTATTGCCCCTGAGGCCTCCTTTGTTCCTAAAGTAGCTGGGGACATGTTTCTTCCTAGAACCAACCCTATAAGAAACATAGGGGTAAACAAAGCCAAATGGGAAACAGGATCATGCTTAGAACTCTTTCTGGGTAGAGAAcaattgggggaggggaaggaaaagtaGGGTGAATTACGGAAGGAAGCTGGCAGGCTCAATGTTTCTGTCTTGGCATCACCAGTCTCTCTTCATCCACTTCCTGGATATAGGGCCAGGGCCCCTGAGGCTTTCTGCATGAATAAAAGGAGGTGAAGCTGAGTGGTACTCCCATTCCATGTTCTTGGGGGCAGCCAAAATGATATCCTTTGTCCCTTTGCTCCTAGCGGCCATCCTGTTCCCTGCCATACAGGCTGTTCAGTTCACGAAATGTGAGATGTTCCATCTCCTGAAGGACATGAATGGCTATAGAGATTTCACTTTGCCTGAATGTAAGTTCCCTGCACCCTTGTTTCTTCCCATTCCTCATTTGCTTCTTTCCTCcatcctccttttcttccctttctctcctccacttTCACTTAATTATCTAATCATTTCTTATCTTCTTGGCTCATATGTGTACTCTTTCATTCCATTTATTCTCCTATCCTTCCTTTCTCCCATTGTCTGATCATTTTTggaactttttttcttaattcaagaTACTCTGTGCTTTGCCATCTCTGGAGATTGGATAGAAAGCATTTTTCTGCTCCTCAATTATGCTGATCCTGGACatctctttttcatctttccttcaGTGATATGTACTCTATTTCATGCCAGTGCGTATGACACACAAGCTATAGTCGAAAATGAGAGAAGCACAGAATATGGACTCTTCCAGATCAGTAATAAGCACTGGTGTAGAAGCGACCAGATCCCTGAGTCAAGGAACATCTGTGGCATCTCCTGTGACAGTGAGTAGCTTCTATAACCCTGTTTCTCTGGTTTTCTGGAACCTGCCCCTGGGGTAATCTCCCTTTTGGTGTCAAGCACATGTCTGGGTTCACTGCCTTGGTTGGACTCCACAAAAATTGTGGGACTTGAATTAACAGTGCTGAGTAAGAAGCTATTTAGATTTTTCATGATCACCAAATCCCCAAACTGTGCCCTGAGGTTCAGGGGTAAACTATTTGAGCTGTCTGAGAGTCTTGAAGCCTGATATTCTGCATTTTTGGATGCAGATGATTCCTCCAAAGATGTACCAGGAAGTCCCTGGGCTAAGACCAAGCTAAGATCCAGGGGAAGACATTACTGTGTTGGTCTTTTCATATAGAAAGACAATAGACTTTGAGTTGAGAGAAGAACCAGACCCACTGGGTCCAGGGAACAGGGGAACTCATTAACTAATTACCTTTATGTATAATACTTCTTACCTCTCTAATTCTTTCTGTGCCACTCCTGCCAGAGTTCCTGGATGATGACCTTACTGATGACATAATGTGTGCCAAGAAGATCCTGGACATTAAAGGAATTGACTACTGgtaattttcattctattttctacttCCCCTTCCCCATGTCCTTCCCCCCATTATGCCAGTaccaccttcctctctctctaGCTCTTGATCACTTAATCTTGACTGTAGGCTCCAAAACAAAACTCATCTAGCAGactcagatttacatttttaagccTCCTGTGCTCCATTCCTGTGTGGCAACTTCCCTAATGAGGGATTTGCTAATGGAGGGCTGGGACCCAGGCCTTCCCTCACCTGGTCTTGGGCTTCTAATTCCACTTGTTCAGTCCTATACCCTGAAGTAAGCTCTTGATATCATTGCTCATCTTTTCTAGCCCTACAATtttcttggattatttttttagGCGCTAACCCACTATGTGGCTTAGTGTCCCTTGTTATCTGGCTAGGAAAGTCTTTCTGTAATTCTCATTCACACTCTTCCACCTCAGCCCTCCTGGGGATGAAGCTAGATGGAAGTTCAAGCTAAGATCCAGTCAACCAACTCACCTTGTCCCCTTCTCCATTGTCAGGTTGGCCCATAAACCACTCTGCACTGATAAGCTGGAACAATGGAACTGCGAGAAGTTGTGAGCGTCCGCTATCCTCGCCACTCCTGCCCTCTCTATGCTCCTGGAACTCCTTTCCCTAACGCTACCTCACTTTGCTTCTTTCTACCCTCCCGATGCTGTCTCtgagccctgggccctgcagtGACACCACTGGACTCTTGAGAGCTACTCTCCAGGGATGCATGACTGGTGCACTGCACTTCAGACCTTTGATTAGTGCCCCTGATGGCACTTTCACTACAGCAATAGATTCCACCTGTGTCCTCAATAAAGGGCCTTATTTGAAGTCgctggctttattttctttctggagggaaggggaggaagaagggtGAATGGGTGGACACTGAGCTATAGGTTGTAGCCACCTTCTGTCTCCACTAAAGAAGGAGCAGGCTGAACTTGCAACAGAAAGATATGGGTTACTTTCTGTACCAATTCAACAAACTTTATTGATCACCTTGTATAGTCAAAGAACTATAAAagggtcgggcgcggtggctcatgcctgtaatcctagcactctgggaggccgaggcaggaggattgctggaggtcaggagttcaagaccaacctgagcaagagtgagaccccatctctacaaaaatagaaagaaattatatggacagctaaaatatatatacatatagaaaaattagccgggcatggtggtgcatacctgtagtcccagctattcgcggaggctgaggcagaaggatcgcttgagcccaggagtttgaggttgctgtgagcgaggctgatgccacggcactctagcccaggcaacagaacgagactctgtctcaaaaaaaaaaaaaaaaggccaggctcggtggctcacgcctgtaatcctagcactctgggaggccgaggtgggtggatcgctcgaggtcaggagttcgagaccagcctgagcaagactgagaccccatctctactaaaaatagaaagaaattatctggccaactaaaaatatatatacaaaaaattagccgggcatggtggcgcataactgtagtcccagctactcaggaggctgaggcagtaggatcgcttaagcccaggagtctgaggttgctgtgagctaggctgatgccacggcactcactctagcctgggcaacaaagcgagactctgaggccgggcgcggtggctcacgcctgtaatcctagctctgggaggccgaggtgggtggatcgctcgaggtcaggagttcgagaccagcctgagcaagagtgagaccccatctctactaaaaatagaaagaaattatctggccaactaaaaatatatatacaaaaaaattagccgggcatggtggctcctgcctgtagtcccagctactcgggaggctgaggcaggaggatcacttaagcccaggagtctgaggttgctgtgagctaggctgatgccacggcactcactctagcccgggcaacaaagtgagactctgtctcaaaaaaaaaaaaacaaacaaaaaaacaataaagggaTCCAAGGTTAGCTAAACGGGTCTCTTCCCTCAAGGACTAATAGGAGAGATAAGATAAACATTAATAAACAGTTATaggttgggcgtggtggctcacgcctgtaatcctagcacttgggaagccgaggcgggcggatcgtttgagctcaggagttcgagacctgcctgagcaagagtgagaccctgtctctactaaaaaaatagaaaaaaattagctggacaactaaaaatacatagaaaaaattagctgggcatggtggtgtgtgcctgtagtcccaactacccgggaggttgaggcaggaggatcgcttgagcccaggagtttgaggttgctgtgagctaggctgacgccatggcactctagccccggcaacagagtgagactctgtctcaaaaaaaaaaaatagttataatgCAAAAAATAGTGTTATAAGCATCATAAGAGAGGTTAGAAATGTGCCCTGGGCATTCACAAAAGGAAGGCTAATTTATATTGGGAGGGGATGTTAGAAAAATGATCAAGAAAGGAGGCATTTAAGCTAGTGTTGAAGTATAGGTGGGATTCTGGCAGGTAGAGATGTGGGGTGGGAAAAGGACAGCATGGATGGGGACCCAAGAATCTGAAATGGGTGCCTTGAAGGCTTTGAGGGATTTCTTATCCTTCATGAAGAGCTGTGAAAGGaaccctttctttttctctgggagCCAGAGGTAGAACAGAGACTCTTACAGTCAGCTCAATGATTATGATGAATCTGAGAACCTGGAATCCTTTGGTTTGAACCTTCCACTCTATTATTTCTTCTTgctctttgcttgtttttgaggAGGATGCTTGTAGAATTTTACTTATTCTAATGATGATGGGATTTGTGAAAGAAGAAGAATCAGGAGATTTGGGTCCCAAAGTCTATGTCTGCTACTTATTGACAGTCTGAACCTGGGCAGTTCATCTCCgttctctgtgcctcaatctCCTCATCTTGAAGTGAAGGTTTTGGTCTGGATGGTCTTCTGAGATCCCTTCCTGCTTTGACAATCCGGCTTTTCAAGATTGCAATTTAATTCGCCGCATTTCTGAATTAGTGGGGGATgaaattttcatcttctttctggcttcctttccttcctaAGATGTCCAATACTGCTAATTCCACTCCTCTCACCCCAGTACCCTCTGGGGCCTTAGACAGTCAGACTATGCTTCCCTTGTCTCAGAAATGATCGGCTCTCAAATGAAGCCCCCATGTTTTGGGAACCTGTAGGGATAGACAAGGGGTGGAGAGGCCATCTCTCCTCCCCATATCTAATGAAAACAAACTCTCAGGAAATAACTTGGTATTAGTCACATCATTTTAGTTGAATTTGAATACAATGTGATGCATCTCCCAGGGATATTGCATATTGTTCCTGTCCTAATTATGAGACAAAAAAGACTTTCCCCTAAGTCTTGAGGGTTTCAGAAGTAAACCCTGTGTATGAAGTGTGTGACAGAGGGCGGAGTTATGTGGCCAATCTTCCCACCCGACTCACACATCTACTTCTGACCTATTAACCTGCCTCAGCACCACCTTCTGAAAGCCACATGCTATAGAAAATATGAGGGACCAGCTCCCTCAAGTGGCTAGAGCAGAAACACAACTAAAGTTAGGGCTGGGTTACATGGCCCACACCTCCTCTGGCCTTCATCCTACAGAGATCGGAAAAGTTCACCTGTGAGGCCATGTACACCCATATATAAGGACGTGATCTTCAGGAATCTTTGCTGAACGAAACTGACAATAAGAGATTTATTTGTAGACAAGATCCAAGCCTGAGGGTCAGAAGATCAAGAAAAGATAGAAGCCAGGGAGCTGGCATACAagcagtctttttaaaaaaagcatattcattcatttattattacaGTGGCTTACGATACAAATGTTTGTAGATCCCTACCATGAACCAGTACTATGGAGCAGTTTGTATGTGTTTTTACTCAGTTCGATTTTAGTGTGTTCAGTTGTAAAATGACCCATGaactaaaacaaataagcaaatgctGTATTCTTTGAAATTCTTAGGCAAACTCTCTCTTGTTCCTAGTCTGTActtacttttttcccttctgtcttatacatatattttatttcaatgtttaacatGGTGTCCATTGAATTATGAAATCtcctgagaaaataaataagtaaatagccTCCTTTAGCCAGCCAAATATGGCTAGATCATCTTTATGACATACAGAGTCACCAGTAGTCTTCATCTTCTCCTTCCACTCCTCCttcttttttacaaataaaaatggtacatatttaagatgtacaacttgatgttttgatacatgtatacattgaaATGAGCactacaatcaagctaattaccatatccatcacctcacatagttaccatctctgtttttttttttggcatggaAGTGGTCTTGATAGATGCAGATCTTGGCCTTTGGGTAGAAGCAAGACAAGAAACTGCTGTTCTCTTTCCAAAAACTTTCTTGGGAGCTGAATAGGAGGTGGGATGGCAAAGCATCTGTTCTGCTTTCTCCaactccttctctctcctctgggcCTGGAACAAGGTCCCGAGCCAGGGTGGTGACCGGAAGTGGTCCAGGCTAAGGTGGGAGGCGCAGAGGTTCTGGGCGGGGGCTGTCAGCGTGCAGAGCATTCACTGAGCTCTGTGATAGAGGGACTCGGGATGGAGCCCCGACAACATggagtctctttctttcttcctgtcctgATTTCTCTTCCCTGCTACCTCTGACatctatcttgtttttttttttttgagacagagtctcactttgttgcctgggctagagtgctgtggcatcaggctagctcacagcaacctcaaactcctggactcaagcaatcctcctgcctcagcctcccaaatagctgggactacaggcatgtgccaccatgcccggctaatttgtctatatatatattttagctgtccatataaattctttctatttttagtagagacagagtctcactcttgctcaggctggtctcgaactcctgagctcaaacgatcctcccgcctcggctcccagagtgctaggattacgggcatgagccaccgcgcccagcccctatCTTGTTATAGAGGCAGAAATTTTAttagataaaattcaatatttttttatatgttcttttccccctcccctttctctctctctctcattttttcttcatttatctaaCTATTAGATGACAGGATTTACTAGACACCTGGGATACAGAAGCTATTAGACAGAGGTTTTGCTCTTGAGACCCTCATACTCTAAAGGGGAATACTCACCTCCTCCCATTTTCTAGGATCACACACAAGAAAAGACTCTTCAGATGGATccacattcattctttcatatgtttcttaATTTGCCAACAAATGGCTATTGAGGATTTGCTATTTGCTAGGCTCTACTTTAGGTGCTACTTGTTAAGGATGAAATCAATAGACAcgcttattttatttctttccaaggTATTATGAAGATGTACATCTTTCCAGGGTCTTTCAGGATGGAAACAAAGCGGGAGTTGGATCTCACAGTGCTAAGATGGGACTGTCCCAGAATGCAGCGAGATATTTGCTAGTGGTCTGATAGGTTGATTTACCTTTTGTGAACAGACAAAAttaaaagggagagggagaggtagAAAGATGAAGGGTAAAAAGGTCAAGAAACGAGAGGGAAGGGTAACAGCCATAGAAATGGCCAGTGAAGCCCTGGAGATTTTCTTGTGGAGTGACTTGGCCCCCGGAGGAGGGGTATCATCTGCTCTGTGGAAGTTTCCCCCTGTCTCTTGGAAGGGAGCAGGGCCCTGGAGGAAGAGAAGTTAAGGCCTCTGTTGTGGAAAGGGGTGAGTGCAGATCTCTAGCTGAGTGCTGATAGCTTTTCCTGCCTCTTCTTCTCCCACTAATGTTTCCTCCTGGCGAGGCAGGAGAGCCTGGGTTAGAAGGTAAGCCTGGACTTCCTGGCCAGCATCCTCT is a genomic window containing:
- the LALBA gene encoding alpha-lactalbumin; this encodes MISFVPLLLAAILFPAIQAVQFTKCEMFHLLKDMNGYRDFTLPELICTLFHASAYDTQAIVENERSTEYGLFQISNKHWCRSDQIPESRNICGISCDKFLDDDLTDDIMCAKKILDIKGIDYWLAHKPLCTDKLEQWNCEKL